A window of Syntrophales bacterium genomic DNA:
AGCTCCCGGATCTCGGGATGCCGGACCGCCATGTCGGAGAGGCTGACCAGGATCCGCTCCACGGCCTCGATATCCGCCCTGGGGCGCCTGCGGAAGCCCGTCAGGAGCTTGTAACCGCGGATTTCGTGGATCATCCGGTGGGCTTCGTCCCGGTCTATGGGAGCCAGGCGGAAGACGACGTCCCGGAAGACCTCGACAAAGATGCCGCCCAGCCCGAACATGATCAGGGGGCCGGCGGAATAGCGCTGCACTCCGATGATGACTTCCTCTCCCCGGCCGGCCATTTTCTGGACCAGGACGCCGCGGATGTTCGCTTCCGGGTTGAAGGTCTTTGCGCCCTCGACGATGCGAGTGTACGCATCCGCCGCCTCTTCCCGGCTCCCGATCCCCAGGACGACGCCGCCCGCGTCGGATTTGTGGATGATTTCATCCGACACGACCTTCATGACGACGGGGAATCCCATCTCCGAAGCGATGTCCGCAGCGTTTGACGCGCTGTCCGAGAGCCTGGTCGGCAGGACCGGGAACCCGTAGCAGCCCAGGAGGTCGAGCCCCTCGATTTCACTCAGGTAGGTCCTGCCGGATGCCAGGTTGTCGCGGATGATCCGGGAGGCCCTTTCCGTGTCGTGGCAGATCGGTGTCGTCGGCAGGCGTTCGCGATTGAGCCAGTTGGCGTATTTGAACAGGGCGGCAAAGGCCTTGGCGGTGTTTTCCGGGAATCGATAGACGGGATAGCCGTGTTCCTGGAGGAACTTCACCCCCGCGGATACGTCTATGATGCCCATGAAGCAGCAGAGGATGGGCTTGGTCGACCGCCGGGCGACCCGGACGATGGCCTCCGCGGTGCCCAGGGAGTCGGTCATGGACTGGGGGGTCAGGATGACCAGCGCCCCGTCCACGCCGGGGTCGTTGATGACGGCCCGCAGGGCGTTTTCATACCGCTCCTGGGTGGCGTCCCCGATGACATCGACGGGGTTGTGGATGTTGGCGGTCTGGGGGAGATGCCGGGCGAGCTCGTCCACCGTCTCCTGCTGGAATTGCGCAAGCTCGAGGTCGGAGGAGACCGTCATGTCGGTGGCGATAATGCCGGGGCCTCCTGCATTGGTGATGATCGCCACGCGCCGCCCCGCGGGAAGCTTCCGCATCGTCTTGCCCAGGCTGCTCTCCTGCTTGTACGTGAAGGCGTTGGCGTAGTCGAAGAGCTCGTCGATCGTGTCCGCGCGGATGATGCCCGACTGCTTGAAGATCGCGTCGTAGACGGCCTCGGTGCCGGCGAGGGCGCCGGTGTGGGACGCCGCGGCCTGAGCCCCGGCGCGGGTACGTCCCGACTTGATGACCAGGATCGGCGTGGGGTGCCTCCCCATGGTGATCTCCCGGGCCGCCTCGATGAACTCCGACCCCCTCCTGAGCTCCTCGATGTACAGCATGATGACGGACGTGTCCGGGTCCCCGTGCAGGTAGCGCAGCAGGTCCAGCTCGTCCACGTCGGCCTTGTTGCCGATGGAGATGAACTTGGAGAAACCGAAATCCCGGTCGGCGGCGAAATCCAGGACGGCCGTGCACAGGGCGCCGCTCTGGGAGATGAAGGAGATGCGGCCCGCCGCCGGCATCCGGGCCGAGAAGCTGGCGTTCAGCCGGATGGTCGAGACGGGATTGATCACCCCGAGGCAGTTCGGCCCGACGACGCGAACCCCCGCCTCGCGGCAGACGGCGACGATCTGGTTTTCAATCTCCAGCCCTTCGCCGCCGACCTCCCGGAATCCGGCGGAGACGATGACGATGCCGTGCACGCCTTTTCCGACGGCCTCCTGGACGGCCTTGAGCGTCTGCCGGGGCGGCAGGACGAGGATCGCCAGGTCGACGGGGTCGGAGATGTCGCCGATTGCCGGGACGGATTTGACGCTGAGAATGGACTTCGCCCTGGGATTGACGGGAAACAGGGTGCCCTGGTATCCGCCCTTGAGGATGTTCGCGAAGATGTCGTGGCCGACTTTTCCGGTTTCGGAGGAGGCGCCGATGACGGCAATGGATTTGGGCCAGAATATGGCGTCGAGATTTTCAAACGATCGGTTTCTCTCGTCCATCGATGGTTACCTCCCTTTGGAAAAAAGAAAGAAAGCAGCCCTGCCGTTTGGGGAAGGGCACGGCCATGATTGCCCCGCTCTCCGCCGGGGGCATCCGCCTGGCAAAGACGCCCGCAAGGACTTCCCGGAGGAATTCCCCGTCGGCGGGGGTATTTTAACCACACTCAACTTCCGTCTGCAACCACGACGACGGTCCGGCGGGCGGGGTGGGGGCATGCCGCCGACCGGCCGCTGTCCACGGAGCGGGATCGCTCATTGGAAAAAAGGGGTGTCTCTGGTATAAAAAAAGAGCATGATATTGAAACGCTGCGGTTGCAGAGGAATCCGGATATTCCACGTTGGAGGACGGAAGGCTGTAATGCCCTGAGCGGAGGGAGCGAAAATGGCGGATCCGACAGCGGTGTGGAAAAAGCTTTACCCGGACAAATTTGCCCCGGAGGAGGAGGTCTTCGGCAGAATTCACCGCGGGAATGCGATATTCGTGGGAACCGCCTGCGGGGAGCCCCAATACCTCGTCCAGTGCCTGACCGATTACACCCGTGAGCATCCCAAGGCGTTTTTCGACGCCGAGATCCTGCACGTCATGACCCTGGGGGTAGCCCCCTACGCCGACGAGAAGTTCAAGCAGAACTTCCGGCACAACTCCTTCTTTGTCGGCGACAGCACCCGGAGCGCCATCAACCGGGGGGCGGCCGATTATACGCCGGTTTTCCTGTCCCGGCTGCCGCGCCTGTTCCGCAAGAAGATGATCCATCTCGACGTGGCCCTGATCCAGGTGTCCATGCCGGACAAGCACGGGTACGTCAGCCTCGGCATCAGCGTCGACATCGTCAAGGCCGCCCTGGAGAGCGCGTCCCTCATCATCGCACAGGCAAACCGCTTCATGCCCCGGACGCACGGCGACAGCCTGCTTCACCTGGAGGACATCGACTTCCTGATCCACCACGACGAGCCGCTTCTCGAGTACTCCCCCAAGGCCGACACGAACATCAGCCAGCGGATCGGGCAGTACGTCGCCCGGCTCGTGGAGGACGGCGACACGATCCAGGTGGGGTACGGGAACATCACGAATTCCATTCTCGACAACCTGAAGGAGAGAAGGCACCTGGGCGTCCACAGCGAGCTTCTCAACGACGGGATCGTGCGGATGATGAAAGAGGGCGTCATCGACAACACCATGAAAAAGATCGACCGCGGCAAGACCGTGGCCACCTTCTGCATGGGCAGCCGGGAGACCTACGAGTTCATCGACGACAACCCGGCCATCGAGTTCCGGACCATCGACTATACGAACAATCCGCTGATCATCGCCCGGCAGGAAAACATGGTGGCCATCAACAGCGCCTTGGAGATCGACCTGACGGGACAGGCGACGGCCGAGTCCATCGGAAAGACGTTTTACAGCGGCGTCGGGGGACAGGCGGACTTCATGCGGGGGACGGCCCTGTCCCCCCGGGGAAAGAGCATCCTGACCATTCCTTCGACGGCGGACGGGGAGACGAGGTCCCGGATTGTTCCCTACCTCAGTGAAGGGGCCGGGACCACCCTGATCCGGGCGGATATCGAATACGTGGTCACGGAGTACGGGATCGCCTACCTCCAGGGAAAGAACGTCCGGGAACGGGCCATGGCCCTGATCTCCATCGCCCATCCGAAGTTCCGGGCCGAGCTGATCGAGGAGGGAAGGAAGGCGGGGATTCTTTACAAGGACCAGGCCTTCATCCCCGGCCAGCAGGGCATGTATCCGGAGGAGCTGGAGTCCTTCCGGACGACCCGGAAGGGGATGCGGATCTTTTTCCGGCCGATCAAGATCAGTGACGAGACGCTGCTGAAGGACTTCGTCTATTCGCTG
This region includes:
- a CDS encoding GNAT family N-acetyltransferase, which produces MADPTAVWKKLYPDKFAPEEEVFGRIHRGNAIFVGTACGEPQYLVQCLTDYTREHPKAFFDAEILHVMTLGVAPYADEKFKQNFRHNSFFVGDSTRSAINRGAADYTPVFLSRLPRLFRKKMIHLDVALIQVSMPDKHGYVSLGISVDIVKAALESASLIIAQANRFMPRTHGDSLLHLEDIDFLIHHDEPLLEYSPKADTNISQRIGQYVARLVEDGDTIQVGYGNITNSILDNLKERRHLGVHSELLNDGIVRMMKEGVIDNTMKKIDRGKTVATFCMGSRETYEFIDDNPAIEFRTIDYTNNPLIIARQENMVAINSALEIDLTGQATAESIGKTFYSGVGGQADFMRGTALSPRGKSILTIPSTADGETRSRIVPYLSEGAGTTLIRADIEYVVTEYGIAYLQGKNVRERAMALISIAHPKFRAELIEEGRKAGILYKDQAFIPGQQGMYPEELESFRTTRKGMRIFFRPIKISDETLLKDFVYSLSDQSLYRRFISVRKDMPHERLQELVVIDYTQETAILAIVGSEDNEEIVGVGRYFIDSSSHTAEVAFAIRDDFQNRGIGSELLSYLTYLAKRQGLLGFTAEVLAENEPMMHVFEKGGFIMEKRNLAGVYELKMSFRE
- a CDS encoding acetate--CoA ligase family protein; this encodes MDERNRSFENLDAIFWPKSIAVIGASSETGKVGHDIFANILKGGYQGTLFPVNPRAKSILSVKSVPAIGDISDPVDLAILVLPPRQTLKAVQEAVGKGVHGIVIVSAGFREVGGEGLEIENQIVAVCREAGVRVVGPNCLGVINPVSTIRLNASFSARMPAAGRISFISQSGALCTAVLDFAADRDFGFSKFISIGNKADVDELDLLRYLHGDPDTSVIMLYIEELRRGSEFIEAAREITMGRHPTPILVIKSGRTRAGAQAAASHTGALAGTEAVYDAIFKQSGIIRADTIDELFDYANAFTYKQESSLGKTMRKLPAGRRVAIITNAGGPGIIATDMTVSSDLELAQFQQETVDELARHLPQTANIHNPVDVIGDATQERYENALRAVINDPGVDGALVILTPQSMTDSLGTAEAIVRVARRSTKPILCCFMGIIDVSAGVKFLQEHGYPVYRFPENTAKAFAALFKYANWLNRERLPTTPICHDTERASRIIRDNLASGRTYLSEIEGLDLLGCYGFPVLPTRLSDSASNAADIASEMGFPVVMKVVSDEIIHKSDAGGVVLGIGSREEAADAYTRIVEGAKTFNPEANIRGVLVQKMAGRGEEVIIGVQRYSAGPLIMFGLGGIFVEVFRDVVFRLAPIDRDEAHRMIHEIRGYKLLTGFRRRPRADIEAVERILVSLSDMAVRHPEIRELDINPLLVHGEKEGATVADCRIILDAKTGGAG